In Nicotiana tabacum cultivar K326 chromosome 19, ASM71507v2, whole genome shotgun sequence, one DNA window encodes the following:
- the LOC107800140 gene encoding pathogenesis-related homeodomain protein — protein sequence MSTIGNTAVSPEKVARTTVLGHNNTASAGNMSENRGVEQSGDACENAVQNLNLSQCQEKTPGRPRKRKSTSGTPINSTRLLRSKSKEKSVASEANNTVATHEANEEKKRKRRKKKQSKHIAVNEFTRIRGHLRYLLQRIKYEQTLIEAYSGEGWKGQSLEKIKLEKELQRAKAHIFRYKLKIRDLFQRLDTLLAQGRLPASLFDNEGEIDSEDIFCAKCSAKDLPADNDIILCDGACERGFHQLCLEPPLLKEDIPPDDEGWLCPGCDCKVDCIDLLNDLQGTNLSVTDSWEKVYPKEAAAAELGEKLDDISGLPSDDSEDDDYNPENPDVEKNDSGDESSSDESDFFSASEDLEEVPPKDDEILGLPSEDSEDDDYSPDDPDKNEPVKAESSSSDFTSDSEDLGLIVDANRLPGDEQGVSSSVDNSRPSSASQEDKPKAGRAKRNSLKVELSDLMLSHSPVVSGKRHIERLDYKKLHDETYGNESSDSSDEDFEGGPSPKVREIRSAKAARTSPSSTPADTKYQNGKQKGSRHTSDRGLCEKLKIGGMDTSEPRSSGKKKTYGEGAIKRLYESFKENQYPDRDAKEKLGKELGLTAHQVSKWFENARHCHRHSSRWNSIMSQKVSKESPSSPDIMGEPLGTESKSTTNNVLCNGVEKMEPPKQCLNGEKCHAIDNKSEGELLIQEASGKKSRKPKAKNDSTDRGLDDTPSNKTYKKQNAQVDTPNSQNVRRSSRLQKQG from the exons ATGTCAACTATTGGAAACACAGCAGTGTCACCTGAAAAGGTGGCAAGAACAACTGTTTTGGGCCATAATAACACAGCTTCAGCAGGTAATATGTCTGAAAATCGTGGTGTTGAACAATCGGGAGATGCATGTGAAAATGCAGTTCAAAATCTTAACCTATCCCAATGTCAAGAGAAAACACCTGGTCggcctagaaaaagaaaatctacTTCTGGAACCCCTATCAACAGTACTAGACTTCTGCGCTCAAAGTCAAAGGAGAAATCTGTAGCTTCTGAGGCAAATAATACTGTAGCAACTCATGAAGCTAatgaggaaaagaaaagaaaaaggagaaagaaaaaacaaagcaAGCATATAGCTGTGAATGAATTCACAAGAATAAGGGGCCATCTGAGGTACTTATTACAAAGAATAAAATATGAGCAGACCTTGATTGAAGCTTACTCTGGTGAAGGCTGGAAAGGACAGAG CTTAGAAAAGATAAAGCTGGAGAAGGAGCTACAACGAGCCAAGGCTCATATTTTCCGTTACAAATTGAAAATTAGAGATTTGTTCCAACGTCTTGATACTTTACTTGCTCAAGGGAGACTTCCAGCATCTTTATTTGACAATGAAGGGGAGATTGACAGTGAAGAT ATATTCTGTGCAAAGTGTAGCGCTAAGGATCTGCCAGCTGATAATGATATTATCCTCTGTGATGGCGCCTGTGAACGTGGATTTCACCAGTTGTGCTTGGAACCACCTCTGTTAAAAGAAGACA TTCCACCTGATGATGAAGGCTGGCTTTGCCCTGGCTGTGATTGCAAAGTTGACTGCATTGACTTGCTTAATGATCTTCAAGGAACAAATCTTTCTGTTACTGACAGCTGGGAG AAAGTATATCCTAAGGAAGCTGCTGCTGCTGAATTGGGGGAAAAGCTGGATGATATTTCTGGACTTCCATCAGATGACTCGGAAGATGatgattacaaccctgaaaatcCAGATGTAGAGAAGAATGATTCCGGAGATGAATCCAGTTCTGATGAATCTGATTTTTTCTCTGCATCTGAAGATTTGGAAGAAGTCCCTCCTAAAGATGATGAGATCTTGGGGCTTCCTTCTGAAGACTCCGAAGATGATGACTATAGTCCTGATGATCCAGATAAGAATGAGCCAGTTAAAGCAGAAAGTTCAAGTTCTGACTTTACTTCTGACTCTGAGGATTTGGGTTTGATAGTTGATGCTAATAGGCTGCCAGGTGATGAGCAAGGGGTTTCCAGTTCAGTAGATAACAGTAGGCCTAGCTCGGCTTCCCAAGAGGATAAACCCAAAGCTGGCCGAGCTAAAAGAAATTCGTTGAAGGTTGAGTTGTCCGATCTTATGCTGTCTCATAGCCCTGTTGTCTCTGGCAAAAGGCACATAGAGAGGTTGGACTACAAAAAGCTGCATGAT GAAACATATGGAAATGAATCTTCTGATTCTAGTGATGAAGATTTTGAGGGTGGTCCTTCACCCAAGGTGAGAGAGATCAGAAGTGCCAAAGCTGCTAGGACTTCTCCTAGTTCAACTCCAGCAGATACCAAGTACCAAAATGGGAAGCAGAAAGGGAGTAGACATACTTCTGATAGGGGTCTCTGTGAGAAACTCAAAATTGGAGGCATGGACACCTCTGAACCTCGTTCAAGTGGTAAAAAGAAAACATATGGGGAAGGTGCCATCAAG AGGCTCTACGAATCCTTCAAGGAAAATCAGTATCCTGACCGTGATGCAAAGGAGAAGTTGGGTAAAGAATTAGGCCTAACAGCTCACCAG GTCAGTAAATGGTTTGAAAATGCTCGTCATTGCCATCGTCATTCTTCTCGCTGGAACTCAATTATGAGTCAAAAAGTGTCGAAAGAATCTCCTTCCTCACCAGATATAATGGGAGAACCACTTGGAACTGAATCTAAAAGCACCACAAACAATGTTTTGTGCAATGGGGTTGAAAAAATGGAACCACCAAAGCAATGTCTTAATGGAGAAAAATGTCATGCAATAGATAATAAGAGCGAGGGAGAGTTGCTGATACAGGAGGCCAGTGGGAAAAAATCTAGAAAACCAAAAGCAAAAAATGATAGCACAGATCGAGGATTGGATGACACTCCCAGCAATAAGACTTATAAGAAGCAGAACGCACAGGTTGATACCCCGAATTCTCAGAATGTCCGTAGAAGTAGCAGGTTGCAAAAACAAGGCTGA